One Obesumbacterium proteus DNA window includes the following coding sequences:
- the zorA1 gene encoding type I Zorya anti-phage system protein ZorA1 yields the protein MDWLNSLLVILTSVQPAKVPFVVIVCVTIALVFFAIFYVFRAIKIVSKLKSKAKKISVWETESPAEKLHKLSELFAQSSMKHSWSEFEESLHQQKNLVEGELKLQKVRATAPSAVYFTEQQLIDIPLNTEFFKHLPGILTGIGIIGTFYGLMIGLFHFDPSTPEQVTSSVASLLRDVLYAFLGSFTAIAASIAVTWLEKFSLAKCYKYLEQLTAAIDQLFESGVGEEYLAELVKSSNESATQAKQLKDSLVTDLRDMLQNLVASQIQENEKLAQSLSSTYRDSGQQFAEQVSNAIESSLKSPLDKIAGAVQTASGDQSGQVHNMLEDVLTVFMSKLDNTFGKQFDNMHQMMGQSVGAIESMQTGFSALLQDMRSASEESKQGSAELMAQLLTEMKTGQQAMQSGMNDMLTSLQSSVAKIGTEGENAGERMAQQLEKVFADNEAREKAMADQMKEFIATIQQTSQQGQHETMQKMAASVEQVGEQLSSLFTQLEQGQKQLTTHQQDTQASLHQETQQIVSGFDEQVKSLLNALHAQQEATENALRRMAEQTTAHLQDMHTGADKMRVAAEHFESAGDKVKEANHLTADVLNKTQSAGNELSQASRELSSVVADYRNNRDSVAKSITLLEGIVANAQAELATRSQFLKELKQHNEGLHDYNREAKEFLEHSGQVLANGFNQFADGMKTSLDTTLGALDSNLDSAVKRLGSGIEELGESIESLEEMLSKVSV from the coding sequence ATGGATTGGCTTAATTCACTATTGGTCATTTTGACTTCTGTACAACCCGCCAAAGTACCTTTCGTTGTTATTGTATGTGTAACTATAGCATTAGTTTTTTTTGCCATATTTTATGTTTTTCGCGCGATAAAAATTGTCAGTAAACTAAAAAGTAAGGCAAAAAAAATCAGTGTATGGGAAACGGAAAGCCCAGCAGAAAAATTGCACAAACTGAGTGAGCTCTTTGCGCAGTCGTCTATGAAGCATTCATGGAGCGAGTTTGAAGAATCATTGCATCAGCAAAAAAATCTTGTCGAGGGTGAACTAAAGCTGCAAAAGGTTCGAGCGACGGCCCCCAGCGCTGTATATTTTACTGAGCAACAACTGATTGATATTCCTCTTAATACTGAATTTTTCAAACATCTCCCAGGAATTCTTACTGGTATAGGGATTATCGGTACATTTTATGGATTGATGATTGGTCTATTCCACTTTGACCCGAGCACTCCTGAGCAGGTAACTAGCAGCGTTGCGTCTTTGCTACGTGATGTGCTCTATGCTTTTCTCGGTTCTTTTACCGCAATCGCGGCATCTATTGCAGTCACCTGGCTAGAAAAATTTTCTCTCGCTAAATGTTACAAATATCTTGAGCAATTAACAGCAGCTATCGACCAGTTATTTGAAAGTGGTGTTGGTGAAGAGTATTTAGCTGAACTAGTAAAATCCAGCAATGAGAGCGCGACTCAGGCTAAACAGCTTAAAGATAGCTTAGTTACTGATCTGCGCGATATGCTGCAAAACTTAGTTGCAAGTCAGATCCAGGAAAATGAAAAACTAGCCCAATCGCTTTCCTCTACATATCGAGATAGCGGCCAGCAGTTTGCGGAGCAGGTCAGCAATGCTATTGAAAGTAGCCTTAAATCCCCACTGGATAAAATAGCAGGGGCAGTGCAAACCGCTAGCGGTGATCAAAGTGGCCAAGTTCATAACATGCTAGAAGATGTTCTAACCGTATTTATGTCCAAGCTTGATAACACTTTTGGCAAGCAATTCGACAATATGCACCAAATGATGGGGCAATCCGTTGGAGCCATTGAGTCGATGCAAACAGGGTTCTCAGCCCTGTTACAAGATATGCGTAGCGCTAGCGAAGAAAGCAAGCAAGGTAGTGCAGAGCTGATGGCTCAATTGCTTACCGAAATGAAAACCGGCCAACAAGCCATGCAGTCAGGTATGAACGATATGCTGACAAGCTTGCAATCCTCAGTGGCAAAAATTGGTACTGAAGGTGAAAATGCGGGCGAGCGTATGGCACAACAGTTAGAGAAAGTATTTGCCGATAACGAAGCTCGCGAAAAAGCAATGGCAGATCAAATGAAAGAATTTATCGCCACTATTCAGCAAACATCTCAGCAGGGCCAGCACGAAACCATGCAAAAAATGGCTGCATCAGTAGAGCAAGTAGGAGAACAATTAAGTTCATTATTTACTCAACTTGAGCAGGGGCAGAAACAGTTAACGACTCATCAACAGGATACACAAGCATCCCTCCATCAAGAAACACAGCAGATTGTTTCTGGATTTGATGAACAAGTTAAATCGTTGCTTAATGCGTTACATGCACAACAAGAAGCGACCGAAAATGCGCTTCGCAGAATGGCTGAACAGACTACTGCGCACTTACAAGATATGCATACTGGCGCAGATAAAATGCGTGTTGCTGCCGAGCATTTTGAGTCTGCTGGCGACAAGGTTAAAGAAGCGAATCATCTTACTGCAGATGTACTCAATAAAACTCAAAGTGCAGGCAATGAGTTAAGTCAGGCAAGCCGAGAGTTGAGCTCTGTCGTCGCTGATTATCGCAATAACCGAGATTCTGTCGCGAAATCAATCACGTTGCTTGAAGGCATTGTGGCTAACGCGCAGGCGGAATTAGCAACTCGTAGTCAATTCCTTAAAGAGCTAAAACAGCATAATGAAGGCTTACACGATTACAACCGCGAAGCCAAAGAGTTCTTAGAACATTCCGGCCAAGTGCTGGCAAATGGCTTTAACCAATTTGCCGATGGTATGAAAACAAGCTTAGACACAACGTTAGGTGCTTTAGATTCAAATCTGGATAGCGCAGTTAAACGGTTAGGAAGCGGCATTGAAGAACTTGGCGAAAGTATTGAGAGCCTTGAAGAAATGTTGTCTAAAGTGTCAGTTTAA
- a CDS encoding YkgJ family cysteine cluster protein, giving the protein MKSTTEFPCNQCGACCRHVDRASETKFLDRGDGICRHYQMETKLCAIYETRPLICQIETQYRLNYQEQYSWQDFIALNREACLILEKL; this is encoded by the coding sequence ATGAAGTCTACTACAGAGTTTCCCTGCAATCAGTGCGGAGCATGCTGCCGTCACGTCGATCGCGCCAGTGAAACAAAGTTTCTCGATCGTGGTGACGGTATATGTCGCCACTACCAGATGGAAACAAAGCTATGCGCGATTTATGAGACGCGTCCGCTAATTTGCCAGATTGAGACACAGTATAGGCTTAACTATCAAGAGCAGTATAGCTGGCAGGATTTCATTGCTCTAAATCGCGAGGCATGCTTGATTCTAGAAAAACTATAA
- a CDS encoding DUF4440 domain-containing protein, translating into MSANNPYFVEVVESHELIQRWFANASASEALCEQLLSHFSPAFTMVGMSGMLLNYPAVCAFFRANGGGKAGLSIEVSEMTIIVEWENGAVVSYKETQTQPEQPKTVRFSTAVFEKGSQGNVIWRHLHETAAHL; encoded by the coding sequence ATGTCCGCAAATAACCCGTATTTTGTTGAAGTTGTCGAATCACATGAGCTCATTCAGCGTTGGTTTGCTAATGCTTCTGCCAGCGAAGCGCTCTGTGAACAGCTGCTATCGCATTTTAGCCCCGCATTCACCATGGTGGGGATGAGTGGCATGCTATTGAATTATCCTGCGGTGTGTGCATTTTTCCGTGCAAATGGAGGGGGCAAAGCGGGGCTGAGTATCGAAGTCTCTGAGATGACCATCATCGTTGAGTGGGAAAATGGCGCAGTCGTTAGCTATAAGGAAACACAGACACAGCCGGAACAGCCGAAAACCGTTCGCTTCTCAACGGCGGTCTTTGAAAAAGGCAGTCAGGGGAACGTGATATGGCGGCATCTGCATGAAACCGCAGCGCATCTCTGA
- a CDS encoding helix-turn-helix transcriptional regulator, translated as MADSTRSRSAERLVDILMELQTYGVVSRYRLMKKFRITERTVYRDLNMLSPFVEGCGGGEYRLISSRAQNNSHDALHNPLAKLLDADTVFPDRDGDFWSNLERRVTEQHISVQFNSPEHSVRNDLRKYFNLLEKAIQKNSVCHILYKNKTRVIHPYKLVNQKNIWYLQATENDRLKSFSLSKIHWLDIRKEHFSVEAPTLLLIDEHRDPWVSEDTFEVRVRINHNIASYFSRRNLLPQQELLCEEDNGITLLCKAAHQNQIIPLILFWLPNIEILEPKWLKITVINMLHTYIAGDRSSVPALECDA; from the coding sequence ATGGCTGATTCAACACGGAGCCGCTCAGCAGAACGTTTAGTCGACATTCTGATGGAGCTACAAACTTATGGAGTGGTTAGTCGCTATAGGCTGATGAAGAAATTTAGGATTACTGAACGAACTGTTTATCGCGATCTAAACATGCTATCTCCATTTGTTGAAGGCTGTGGCGGTGGTGAATATCGATTAATTTCTTCACGCGCTCAGAATAATAGCCATGATGCTCTGCATAATCCGCTAGCTAAGCTACTAGACGCTGACACAGTATTTCCTGATAGAGATGGAGATTTTTGGAGCAATCTAGAAAGACGTGTTACAGAACAGCACATTAGTGTTCAGTTTAATAGCCCAGAGCATTCGGTAAGAAATGATTTGCGAAAGTATTTTAATTTATTAGAGAAGGCCATTCAAAAAAACAGCGTTTGCCATATTTTGTACAAAAATAAAACACGGGTTATTCACCCTTATAAGTTGGTGAACCAGAAAAATATCTGGTATCTCCAAGCGACGGAAAACGACAGGTTAAAGTCATTTTCGCTCAGCAAAATTCATTGGTTGGATATAAGAAAAGAGCATTTTTCTGTAGAGGCTCCCACACTTTTATTAATTGATGAGCACCGTGATCCGTGGGTAAGTGAAGATACGTTTGAAGTTCGGGTTCGAATTAACCACAACATTGCTAGCTACTTTAGCCGACGTAATTTGCTTCCCCAGCAAGAATTATTGTGTGAGGAGGACAACGGAATAACGTTACTCTGCAAAGCAGCACATCAGAATCAAATTATTCCGTTAATTTTATTTTGGTTACCCAATATTGAAATTTTGGAACCAAAATGGTTAAAAATAACTGTCATCAATATGCTGCACACCTATATCGCTGGCGATCGCAGCTCAGTTCCAGCCTTGGAATGTGATGCATAG
- the zorC gene encoding type I Zorya anti-phage system protein ZorC, protein MPVGDAYMISALSQLSADIAATVKRHVSTSDNKIFGDFPKLKAAEQYLAAKMEKSERTIVPPLDKRLRAIAALRQLKALTRYDWQLIFAGLSDKDPDAAFPILLEDDTLYSRVEQEIQQRIDRKNLKRREWKFLCSSYFGYHSKKPGENNNWCSLRDLLRIGYGVVKSQARKEKSWMKIIDHYGDLFTPEAGSLIADKMILGKFVDFSALENVVQVPDNSWLWYRAFVVLLSKVLELDDEEFKLRLPHLLELARQRERYKNIILRACLTQYYRSSYRNIPHPELKQMALDSWGSPQLRSKQNLWLNHLKDPNTSEKICGMVRSWLAKEDLTHFFQLLKGNGDVDQARLFYWLRFANQMGFTRIVMGQDARNDMHSDFVAFRQKNKGRLSHLLGGASADNAVIMQVGDYLFVEFSRTGNALYVYKSSETPFDPEKNELHLNDELKCGGLKFRHAPTAVGYSDKHLTGWMVAYEDMLRQRGIKYIPTDMQATSHPAQNFKYSSAPTQKNSKTEREQDIQQFLRGLKASISDKRALGGALHVRLSERDPKAIAKLTQLGFKPKHGDPLVFWSN, encoded by the coding sequence ATGCCAGTTGGAGATGCCTATATGATATCGGCTTTGTCTCAGTTGTCTGCTGATATTGCTGCCACGGTTAAACGACACGTTTCTACGTCTGATAATAAGATCTTTGGTGACTTCCCTAAACTGAAAGCTGCTGAGCAGTATTTAGCTGCGAAAATGGAGAAAAGCGAACGGACAATAGTTCCTCCTCTTGATAAAAGGCTGCGGGCAATTGCAGCGTTACGCCAGTTAAAAGCGCTTACGAGATATGATTGGCAGCTTATATTCGCAGGACTATCGGATAAAGATCCTGATGCAGCATTTCCTATTTTGCTTGAAGATGACACTCTTTATAGTCGTGTGGAGCAAGAGATACAGCAACGTATTGACAGAAAAAATCTTAAGCGCCGAGAATGGAAGTTTTTATGTAGTAGTTATTTTGGGTATCATTCGAAAAAACCAGGCGAAAATAATAACTGGTGCTCTCTACGCGATCTGCTTCGTATTGGCTACGGTGTAGTTAAAAGTCAGGCACGTAAAGAAAAAAGCTGGATGAAAATAATTGATCACTACGGTGATTTGTTTACTCCTGAAGCAGGTTCACTCATTGCAGATAAAATGATTTTGGGGAAGTTTGTCGATTTCTCTGCTTTAGAGAATGTTGTACAAGTACCTGATAATAGCTGGCTCTGGTATCGTGCATTTGTTGTTCTCCTATCTAAAGTCTTAGAGCTTGATGACGAAGAGTTTAAGCTTCGGCTTCCGCATCTTTTAGAGCTTGCACGACAACGAGAGCGATATAAAAATATAATTTTACGCGCTTGTTTAACCCAATATTACCGGTCTTCATATCGAAATATTCCGCACCCTGAGCTTAAGCAAATGGCTTTAGATAGTTGGGGAAGCCCTCAGTTGCGTAGCAAACAGAATCTTTGGTTAAATCATTTAAAAGACCCCAATACAAGCGAAAAAATTTGTGGGATGGTTCGTAGCTGGTTGGCGAAAGAAGATCTGACACATTTCTTCCAATTACTGAAAGGTAATGGTGATGTTGATCAGGCTAGATTGTTCTACTGGCTACGTTTTGCCAATCAAATGGGTTTTACACGAATAGTGATGGGACAGGATGCACGCAACGATATGCACTCTGACTTTGTTGCTTTCAGGCAAAAAAACAAAGGACGCTTGAGCCATTTATTGGGTGGGGCAAGTGCTGACAATGCTGTAATCATGCAAGTTGGAGATTATCTTTTTGTTGAGTTTTCTCGGACTGGGAATGCGCTTTATGTGTATAAGTCTTCGGAAACTCCATTTGATCCTGAAAAGAACGAACTGCATCTCAATGATGAATTAAAATGTGGTGGTTTAAAATTCCGTCATGCCCCAACGGCGGTTGGATACAGTGATAAACATCTTACAGGTTGGATGGTGGCGTATGAAGATATGCTACGCCAACGGGGTATTAAATATATTCCTACAGATATGCAAGCCACGTCTCATCCGGCACAGAATTTTAAATACAGCAGCGCACCAACTCAAAAAAACTCAAAAACAGAGCGTGAACAAGATATACAACAGTTTCTTCGAGGGTTGAAAGCATCTATTAGCGATAAACGTGCCTTAGGAGGTGCTCTACATGTTCGTTTATCTGAGCGAGACCCAAAGGCGATAGCTAAGCTGACGCAGCTTGGTTTCAAACCCAAACACGGTGACCCACTGGTTTTCTGGAGCAACTAA
- the zorB1 gene encoding type I Zorya anti-phage system protein ZorB1, whose product MFGQYSRARGRRSDEAEKPFWISYADLMTAMMVLFLVVMVASLSSVTQRIQRVEQGEKLRGQDISRLCQRLELHAKSLNKTIVVDCRDNRISFGEAGRFDHNRFFLNADGQKALQDAVPLVLDAANSDEGKKWFKQIVIEGFTDTDGSYLYNLHLSLQRSEWVMCSLLDSRSRLQQQITPLQQEQIRKLFLAGGVSFNNAKESKEASRRVELRMQFFGLKDEHEKPAVDVEDSVVPSIERCQLEMPI is encoded by the coding sequence ATGTTTGGTCAATATTCTCGCGCTAGAGGCCGCCGCTCAGATGAAGCTGAGAAACCATTTTGGATTTCATATGCAGACCTGATGACCGCGATGATGGTGCTATTTCTGGTAGTGATGGTTGCATCCCTCAGCTCAGTGACTCAACGTATTCAGCGTGTCGAGCAGGGAGAAAAACTGCGCGGGCAAGATATTTCACGCTTATGCCAACGTTTAGAATTACACGCAAAGAGTTTGAATAAAACGATAGTGGTAGATTGCCGGGATAATCGTATTAGTTTTGGTGAAGCAGGGCGCTTTGATCATAATCGTTTTTTTCTTAATGCAGATGGCCAGAAGGCATTACAAGATGCTGTTCCTCTCGTTCTAGACGCGGCTAATAGCGATGAAGGGAAGAAATGGTTTAAGCAGATTGTTATTGAAGGTTTTACTGATACCGATGGTTCATATCTTTATAACTTGCATCTATCCTTGCAGCGTTCTGAATGGGTGATGTGCAGTTTGCTAGATAGTCGAAGTCGTCTTCAACAGCAAATAACTCCGCTGCAGCAAGAGCAAATCCGTAAACTATTTTTGGCCGGTGGCGTTTCGTTTAATAATGCGAAAGAAAGTAAAGAAGCTAGCCGTCGCGTTGAATTGCGTATGCAATTCTTTGGTTTGAAAGATGAGCATGAAAAGCCAGCTGTTGATGTAGAAGATTCAGTTGTGCCAAGTATAGAAAGATGCCAGTTGGAGATGCCTATATGA